CAGGCCGTGTGGTTAGGCTTGACTTGGCGCCGTCCCCGGAGGACATAGCTGAGGGTGCCGTGGTTGTGAACGAAAGGGAGGAGGTTGTGGGCGTGATATCTCCCTACCTTCTCCTCCGCAGGCTCTTCCCGGCCGTGGAGGAGGCGGGGCTCCCGGTGCGGGTCGAGGGTATAGACGAGAAAGTGGATCTGATCGCGCAGAGGCTGATATACAGGAGGTGCGTGGAGGTCGCTAGGGATGTTTCTCGCCGGGCTCGCCTGCTCGAGCTGTCGCTTGTTCTCAAGCCGCGTGATAAGGGCGGTGAGCGTAGAAGGTACGAGGTCTTCGCCACCGTGAAGCTGGACGTGGATATCTTCTCAGCGAAGGCGGAGGCGTGGGACCCGGTTCAGGCAGTGTACGATGCTCTCGACTCTGTTTACAAGAGCTTTTCGAAAGCGAAGGAGAGGCGTAGGGACAGGAAGATAGACTTCGCGCGGTTGAGGAAAACGCTGGGCTTTTAAGCCCTCCGGGGCTTCCCCTCACCGGATGATGAAGTCTCGGGGTGTTTCCGCACCGGTGGGGAGTCAGCGACCCCGTCGCTGACTTCCAGCTAGATTTTTTACGCTCGTTCTGATCTTTTCTCCTGTGGCGCTCGTTTTCCGCAACAGGGAGGAGGCCGGCCGCTTGCTCGGGGAAGCCTTGAAGCGTGAAGGTATTTCTGGGAGCGAGGTCAGGGTGCTTGGTATCCCGCGCGGCGGCGTGATCACCGCTAAGGCTGCGAGCGAGGTTGTGGGCGGCCAGCTCGACGTGATCGTCTCCAGGAAGCTGAGAGCTCCTTTCAACCCAGAGCTCGGCCTGGGTGCTGTCAGCGAGCTGGAGGCTGTATACATCAACTGGGATATCGTGAGGGAGCTAGGCGTAGGCAGAGATTACCTCGATAGAGAGGTGGAGTACCAGCGCGAGGTGGTAAAGCGCTATGTGGAGAAGTTCCGGCTGGGCTCCCCCTTGAGCCTGAGAGGGACTACGGCGGTAGTCGTGGACGACGGGATAGCTACTGGTGCGACGGTGATCGCGGCTTCGATAGCTTGCCGCAACGCGGGCGCTGAGAGAGTTGTGGTTGCAGCCCCCGTAGTGTCGGAGGACGTTGCGCCGATCGTTTCCCGCTACTGTGACAGGCTTGTCTACGTCATCAAGCCGGCCGTACTCTACGCTGTCGGCATGTACTACGAGGACTTCAGCGAGGTCAGCGACGAGGAGGTGCTGCGCCTGCTCGGGAGGAGCCGGCAGGCCGGCTAGATCCTCACGATCCTAAATCCGGAAGCTTTGCGAAGCCTGTTCATGATCGCTAGCCCGAGCCCCCGCTCCTCCAACCCTTCCGCTACTATGAACTCGCAGCCCGTCGCGTCCGCTTCTCTGAGAACTTTGAAGAGCCTGCGGGCTATGGAGAACACTTCCCCTCTAGACCCTAGGCACAGCGTTATGGCCTGCAGCCCGGAGTAAGCTGGCTTTGTCTCCTCAGTGCAGAGAATGCAGACGCGCAACCCCTCAGCCATCTTCTCTCGAGCTAGCTCGGATACCGCGGCCACGACTCTCGAAAGGTCTCCGTAGTCACTGCTCTCAACTACTACCATCGGCGCCCGAGGAGCGTAGTGCCGGTACTTCGTGCCCGGCGCCAGCGCGGCCTCTGCCTCCCCAAGCCCCCTGGCGAAGCCCGGGATAGCCACCCTCCTGCCGAGAGCAGCCTCCACAGCGTCGACAGGCAGGGCTCCCGGCCTCAGCAGCGTTGGAGGATCCGTGGTCATGTCGATTATCGTTGACTCGAGGCCGTGCACCGTCTCGCCAGCGTCGATGATGACCTCGACGAGCCCATAGAGATCCTCGATCACGTGCTGTGCCTCCGTCGGCGAGGGCCTGCCGGAGATGTTCGCGCTTGGAGCAGCAATAGGCTCGCCCACCTCCTTGACGAGAGCGAGCGCGACCGGGTGCGCCGGCATTCGCACGGCAACCTTCTCCAGCCCGCCCGTCACCTCCTTGATCACGCGCGGCGACTTCGAGAGCACTAGCGTGAGGGGGCCCGGCCAGAACTTTTCGGCGAGCTTGAGGGCGTCCTCCGGCACGCGGTTTGCCAGCTCGAAAAGCTGGTCTACCTCGCAGATGTGCAGGATCAGCGGGTTGTCGGGCGGCCTCCTCTTCACTTCGAAGACCCTCAGCACTGCACGCGGGTCGCTGGCCAGCGCTCCTAGGCCGTACACAGTCTCGGTGGGGAAGGCTACGAGTCCCCCTCCGCGTAGCACCTGCGCTGATGCCCTGATGACCTCGGGGTCAGGGTGCTCGGGGTCGACCTTGTACACGACTGTGCGCATAGCCCGAGTTCTCATAGGTGAGAGACCTTTAAAGATGGGCTTCGCCCAGCTTCCCTCATCGCCCCCGTCTGACTCGCAACCCTCCAATAGGGGAGTTTAACGATTGTCGAATGCCCCGCGGCGAATGTTTTATACCATGTAGGTCACGGAGGCGTGATGATAACCACTAGTGAGCTGCTCTGGACGGGAGCGCTGTTCGTCTGGGTGATGTTCGTAGTCCTAGTAGTATCCAAAGCGGTGTACAACTTCTTCGAGAAGAAGCACGGCCACAAAGTCGCGATCTACTACGCCCGGAAGGCTATCCACATCCTGGCTGCCGGAGTCGTCACACTGCTTATCGCGCTCCTACCCATATTCTCCACGCCGGTGCTGCCATTCATCATGGGGCTAGTTCTTGCCCTGCTGACGTACCTACCGCACCGCACAGGTAAGCTCATGTACTGGTTCCAGGATCCCGAGAACATCTACGAAGTCGACTTCTGCATCATGTGGTCTATTTTCATCGCGCTAGGCTGGTTCGCGGGTGTGCAGTTCGGGTACAACAGCCCCTTCTTGTTCAGCGTGCCAGCGCTGCTCTTCATGGCCGTCGGCGACGGGGTCACGGGCATCGTTAGGAACGCGCTCTTCAAGAGAAGGGTAAAGCACTGGAGCGGTAACGTAGCCATGTTCATAGTTTGCACCGCCATAGCCCTGGCCCTCGGCTTCGGGCTCCCCGGAGTCCTCGCCGCGCTGGCGGCGAGCCTCGTTGAGCGTGTCGAGTACTTGGGCGGAATCAGGCTAGACGACAACATTACGGTGCCGATCGTCTCCTTCGGAGCACTCTACCTGCTCCACCTCCTCTGAGGCTCAACTGCCCAGGCGCCGCGAGTTTTTCTAGGCTACTGCAGCGTCTGGAGTGATTTTTCGCACGCAGGGAAGCCTCCCGAAGTCACCGAGAGTGCTTTTAATCTATTTACGAAATGGTCGCTTGCGTGCTTCATAGAAGAGCTTAAGCTAGGCTCAAGAGGCAGGAGGTTTTACGCGTCGCGGGTAGGAGCAGTGGCCTGGCTAAGCACGAGCCAGTCGAGGCTGGAAAAGAAGTTTAGACTTCTAGCTGAGATGAAGATCGGGCCGAAACCGGACGACTTTGACGAGTATCAGGTCCTCGAGAATCCCGGAGCTCGCTGTTAAGGCCTGAGAGTACGCGGCGCCTCAGAGAGCAGGGCTCGGTGTATCTTCGCCAGCTGATAGGGGCGGCAGCTTACCTGGAGGGCTTCGCGATATCTGAAGGGAGCGCTAAGATAGGAGCTGCCACGGCATGAGGATGAGGGTACTCGCCGTGATAACTGTGTGAAAGTTCTCTCAGGTTGTGAACTAGGGTCTGCTATCCTGTGTAGTGCTCGCCCGCCTGAGTGCGGGGTTAAGGTGGGAAAGTTTAAAATTGTGGGTCACACAATTCTCCATGTGGAGACGATCAGGGTGGATAGTAGGGGTAGGATCGTGCTGCCCCGGAGCGTGAGGACTGCCCTCGGAGTAAAGCCGGGAGATGTAGTGGTGATCCATTTGGAGGGCGATCGTGCTGTCCTAAGGAAGGCATGCGACCCGGAGGAGGTGCTTGAGAAGCTCTTGGGGGACTTGACCTTCAGTAGGGAGCTCCGCAGGGCGGCTGAGAGGATGGCTCTAGAGGTGGTCGAGAGTGAGCCTCGTGGAGACAGGGTTCCTACTCGCGCTCAACCCCCGGGATAGGAACCACGATTGGGCGCTCAATCTGCTGAGGGAGGCGAGGAGCGGGAGGTTGAAGCTGTACTTGTCGCCCGCCGCCCCCATCGAGCTCTCGCTCATCCTAAAGTCGAGGGGCCTAGCTGAGAAAGAGGCCGCGCTGGTTCTGGAGGCTATGAGCTTGGCCGTCAGTAGGTACACGAAACCCGTCTACCCGCCTCCCACCCTCGAGGTAGCGTCTCTCGCGGCAAGCCTCAGGGAGCGGCACCCCGAGCTGACGTTCTTCGACTCGTTGCATGCCGCTGTTGCTATCTCCAACAAGCTCGAGTATCGCGACCTGGACGAGACGGTTCGGAGAGTCGTCGAGAAGGAATCCTGATGGGGACGCGAGCCAGCGCTGGGGACGCGCTCTCGCCAGAGCTCTTCACGGGTCGACTGAGATCTGGGCTGCTGTTTGCAGCAGCTTCGAGGCTAGGGTCAGCATGTCCCTGTACTTCCCTTTGCTTAGGATCGAGTGGACAAGCTCCTTGTTTATGCCTAAGTAGCCGTGGACTACAACGTTGCGGAAGCCGGCGATCTTGCGAAGCAATGCGGCTTCCTCCCTCGAGAGCGCCCCACATCCTTCGAGCATACCGGCGGCCTCGGAGTAGCTAGAGGGCGGTTTCTCGCCGAGGAGGGAGAGAAGCCGGTAACCCATGTCCAGTATCGCTTGAGCAGCCGTCTGCAGCATGTGGAGCACGGCGTTCATTAAAACGTAAGTCCTCGAGAATCTCGTCGGCCCCGCGCTCAGCTACGAGCTTATCCAACCACTCGACGTTCCTCTTCACCAGGTCGGAGAGCTCGGCAATCCCACCCACTTCCAGTGCACCTGGTGTAGGCTTCCGCGTACTTCCTTAAGTAATCGAGTTTGCGCAGCTGCACCAGGTGGTCGGTGTAGAGGGAGGCGATACGCGCTAAATCCTCGGCATAGGCCTCAGCGTCACCCCAGACGAGAAAGCCGTGCGCTAACGCCTCGTAGAGGAAGGAAAGGTTCTCGCACTTCTCCACGTCTAGCAGCGCGAGGTCCACGCGGTCGATGGGGAGTCCGAGGCAATCGGCTACTTCAACTGCGAGCTCGGGCAGGACTTCGAAGAGCTTGCCAGCTTGACGGGGCTTCGGCCTTAAGCCTACATCGATGTCGCTGTCAACTCGAGGGGTACCTCGAGCCAATGAGCCGAAGATCACGGCGTAGAGCACCAGATCTCTGTAGCCAGCCAACACCTCAGATAGGCGCGCTACCACCGCGTTTAGGTCTAAGCGCATCCCTGAGCGAAAATCGGTTAAGGTTACAAAACTTAAAAATTAAAAGAAAAATGCTTGGAATGGTTGGATTATGAGTATGCTACATGGACCCTCCTACCAGTTCTAGCGGATTCCAGGATGGCATCTATGATTACGTTGCAACGGTAGCCGTCCTCAAAGGTTGCACCTATCGGTCCGGCATCCTCGTCTCTGACGATGCAGTTGAGGAAGTGATACACCTCGTTGATGAAGGTGTGCTCCCTCCGATTATGTGGCCCGGCGGCCAGTACCTATCGATGTACGGGTGCCTCCTCTCCGTGACGAGAACGGTGCTCCAGCCGGTCAAACCCTTCTCCTCCCACTCCCTCAGGTAGACTCGGAGCTCGTTTAAGCGCTCCAGGTTGACTCGATGGATCCGTGGTCGCCATTGATCTCGAAGTTGTTGTAGTTCTTCCTACCGGTGGTGAACCTGGAGGCCTCGAGCGTGCCGATCGCCCCGTTCTCGAACTCGACGGTCACTCTTCCCTTCTTCGACGGGTCCTCGGCCAACGGGCGCTCCTCAATGAACGTCCTCACAACACCCGTCACAGCGGTGATCTCACCGAATAGGAAACGGGCTAGGTCGATGATGTGGCTCCCCAAGTCGCCTAGGGGCCCGCTGCCCGCCTCCTCAGCCCTAAGCCTCCATGTGAGCGGGGCACTGGGGTTGGCGAGCCAATCCTGCAGGTACCTGGTCCTGAAGTGGTAGATCCTATCCAGAACCCCCGACTTGACCAGCTGCCTTGCTAGCTGGACGGCCGGAACGAAGCGGTAGTTGAAGGCTACCATTGTCTTCACCTTCGCCCCTCTCGCCGCATCGCGGAGCACGCGGGCTTCTTCCGTATTCCTCGCGAGAGGTTTCTCGCAGAGCACGTGCTTCCCAGCCTCCAACGCCTCCAGTGTCGGCTTGAGGTGCATGTTGTTGGGGAGCGAGTTGTCGACGATCTCCACCTCCGGGTCTCTAGCGGCGGCGCGCCAATCGGTCGTGTACCTCTTAAAGCCGTAGTTCCTCGCGGCCTCCCTAACCCTGTTCTTGTGCCTGCCATAAATGATGACCAGCTCAGGGAAGCGCTTATCTATGGTGTGCATTCTGTGACCATCACAGTGAAGGTGAGGAAGAGCGCTGCGAGGCTGGCGGATCGGATGGTGAAGCTCGGGTTAGCTTGAAGCATGTCGCATGCGATCAACATAAGGATTGAGAGGGTGAAGGAGGAAATGAGCTTCTGGGAGAGGGTAGAGGAGCGGGTCTCGCAGCTGCTGAGGGAAGCCTGGAGGGTTTTGCACGGCGGGCTCTCAAAGCTGCTTGAGGAAGGAAGGAGCGAGAGGTAGCCTACATTAATAGCCTACATTAATACGAGCGTGATCGTAGCCTTCATCGACGAGAAGGATGCCAACTACGGGAAGGCCGTCGAGATGCTCAATCAGCTGGAGGGCTACTGGAAGGTCATCAGCGAGCTGGTTCTCGTTGAGCTGGCCTCCGCCTTCTCACGGGCGGGTTTCAGCGAACCAATGGAGCTCACGTTCTACTCCGTAAGGAGATGCGGAGCTCGGCTTGCCTCGATTGACTTCAGCAGAGTGATTCGCACGGCGCTCTTGTACTCCAGAGAACTCATGATGAGAAAGCTGGATCTGCTCCACGTGGCGTTTTGCTGTATAATTGGTGCAACTGTGTTCGCAACACTCGACCGTGAACTCGCGCGCAGGAAGAACGCTATAGCAAACCTCCTGGGAATCGAGGTTCTCCACTCGCTCTCTGGATAGTGGACACTGCGAGAGAGCCGGTGCGGCATCGTTCTTTTCTCAATAAATGTTTAGGTAAAAAGTTTGCGTGACATGATTAAAATTCGGATTATATTGGGTAGGCTGTTAAAGACTGTGCATGTTTATAAGCTAGAAGTGAGCAGAGTTGTGGAATCCCAAAGGGGTGTGTGCCCGAATGGAGAAGCTGCTGGAGATTAGCGGTTTGAAGACCTACTTTTTCACAGACCGTGGTGTCGTGAAGGCGGTTGACGGCGCCCACCTTGACCTTTCGAAAGGTGAGGTTGTAGGAGTGGCGGGCGAAAGTGGGTGCGGAAAGAGCACGCTGGGGCACTCGATCATCAGGCTTGTCCCTCCCCCCGGCAGGATCGTCGGAGGGAAGATCCTGTACAGAGGTTTGGATCTGCTCAGCCTGAGCGAGGAGGAGTTCAGGAAAATCAGGTGGAGGGAGATCTCGATGATCTTTCAGGCCGCGATGAACGTTTTAAACCCAGTCTACACCGTAGGCGAGCAGATCGCTGAGGTCTACACGGTTCACAACGGCTTGAGCAAGAAGGAGGCTCTGGAGAAGGCTCGGGAGCTGCTCTCGCTTGTGGGCGTGGATCCCCGGCGCGTGAACAGCTACCCGCACGAGCTGAGCGGGGGTATGAAGCAGAGAGTCGTCATAGCGATGGCGCTCGCTCTAAGCCCGTCAGTGGTCGTTGCCGATGAGCCGACGACGGCGCTCGATGTCATCGTCCAAGCCCAGATCATCAACCTCTTAAAGAGGTTAAGGAGCAAGCTGGGGCTATCGATGATCTTCATCTCCCACGACTTGAGCCTAATTGCGGAAATCGCCGATAGGGTGGCCGTCATGTACGCCGGGCAGATCGTGGAGCTCGGCTCAAGCAGCATGCTCTACCGTGAGCCCAGGCACCCCTACACGAGGGGGCTCTTGGAGAGCATCCCGAGGCTTAGAGGGGATTTGAGGAAGTTGACGTGGATTGAGGGGGCTCCACCTGACCTCGTGAACCCGCCCGAGGGGTGCAGGTTCGCTCCAAGGTGCGGCTATAGGATGAGCATCTGCAGCAGGGAGGAGCCGCCGCTGGCGAGCATCGCGCCAGGCTACTACGTTAAGTGCTGGCTGTACGCGTAGGTGAAGGGTCGTGACGAAGGGCAATGACCTGGTCTACGCGCCTGAGATCAGCGAGAGAGTCAAGCTGATGGTAAAAGACCTCAGAGTTTACTTCCCCCTTAGGAGGAAGCTTCTCGACGTGCTCCGGGGAGTCCCTCGACCCTTTATTCGAGCCGTGGACGGTCTGTCGTTCGAAGTATTCGAGGGAGAAGTCTTCTCGCTCGTCGGTGAGAGCGGCTGCGGCAAAACTACGACGGGTAGGACTGTGCTAAGGTTAATCAAGCCGTACTCGGGCTCTATCCTCTACAAGCCGGGGGCTGCCGTGAACCACAACAGGTTGCGCCCCGAAACCGAGTACGGGCACATCGACTTGGCCAAGTACGACGAGAAGGAGTTGAAACCGCTCAGGAGGGATCTGCAGATCTGCTGGCAAGACCCCTTCAGCAGCATCAACCCGCGCAAGACCATCTTCAAGATCCTCGAGGAACCTCTCCTGATCCACAGGATCGGCTCTACCCGGGGCGAAAGGTACGAAATCATCGCGAAGGCGCTGGAGATGGTCAAGCTGGTCCCCCCGGAGGAGTACATGCGTGCCTATCCCCACATGCTCTCCGGCGGGCAGAGGCAACGCGTGGTTATAGCGAGAGCCCTCATCCTCAACCCATCCTTCCTAGTAGCCGATGAACCCGTCTCCATGCTCGACGCTTCCGTCCGTGCGGAGATCCTCTACCTGATGCTGGAGCTGAAGGAGAAGTACAACCTCACCTACCTGTTCATCACGCACGATTTAGCTGTGGCCCGCTACATCTCGAGCAGAATAGGAGTCATGTACCTAGGCAAGATGGTCGAGATGGGTAACGCGCAGAAAGTGCTGAGCGACCCTCTCCACCCCTACACGCAGGCGCTCATCGAAGCGATCCCGGAGCCGGAGCCCGAGAGGCAGCTCACCGTGAGAGAACTTCCCATTAAGGGCGAAGTCCCGAGCGCTGTAACTCTGCCGAAGGGGTGCAGGTTCCACCCGAGGTGCGTGGTTTGCGAAAGCAACCCAGCTCTAGCTGAGAAATGCAAAACTCAGGAACCACCTCTAATCAAAGCTGAAGGAGACCGATACGTTGCTTGCTGGCTAGCAGCCCGCGAGTAGACTTTTAGCGCAAGTCTTTTTTATGAGAAGATTTGCAACCTTAGTCGAAAAATGTAAAATCAATTTACTGAGTCAATAAAAAGTGCTCTAGAAATATTTATAAACACTGATTCCTAGTAACATTTATAAACAGGCATCTGATGGGCTGGTGCTGAAAACGGCATGCCCGGTGCACGTAAGCCGCTCCTGATAGGAGTGATCGCGGCCGTAGTCGTCGTGGCGCTAGCTGCTGCAGTCCTCTTCTTCTTCCAGCAACCTCAGCAGCCAGCTCCAATCCCCGGCCCATCTGAGGAGACCGCTGCTCCCGTTAGACCACAGGAGATACCCGTTAGACCACAGGAGATAGAGGTTCTAAGGATCTCCCAGAGAGCCGATCTTTCAACGATTGATGTTCAAGTGGCTACAGATTCCCCCACACTGAACGTTTTCGGGCACGTGTACGAGACGCTGTTCAAACTGCGTTTCACCCCGGATGGAACACCCGTTTTCGAGCCCCACCTAGTAGAGAGCTACAACTTCGTGAACGAAACAGCCATTAAATTTAAGTTGAGAAGCGGTATTCGGTTCCACGACGGTAAGCCTTTAACGGCGGAGGATGTTGTAGCCACTTTCAGGAGAGGCCCGGTTGTCGGCTCGATACCGAGGACGCTTTTGGGACCGGTTAAGAGCGTGGAAGCGATCGATGACCTGACGTTCGTAATAGTTTTAAAGTACCCATTCGCCCCGATCATCGCCCACCTTGCGCACCCATCCACAGCGATCATCCCTGCTTGGGTTGCTGAGCTGTTTCCCGATAAACCGATAAACAGCACCGCGTACATCATCGGTACGGGCCCCTTCAGGTTCGTTGAGTTCAGAAAACTAGAAAGAACGGTCTTAGAGAGGTTTGAGGACTACTGGGGTCCCCAACCCACCGTTAAGAGGTTGGAGTGGGTCCCCGTTGAGGACGATGATACGAGAGCCGCAAAGCTGGAAGCTGGAGACGTTAACATAATCACGCACGTTCCCCCACACCTTGCCCGCCTGCTACGCGACAGGGGCTTCAAGGTTGTCCAGATGCCGAGCACGAGGATAATATATATCGGCATAAGCGTTGACAGAATCACCGATCCTCGCGTCAGGCAGGCGTTGAACTTAGCCGTGGACAAAAACGCGATCGTCAGCAGGATCCTCGAGGGTGCGGGAACCGTTGCCACCGCTCCCATTCCTCCAGCAGTATTCGGCTACTCGCCGCAGACACCTTACGGCTACGACCCCGATAGGGCGAGGAAGCTCCTCGAGGAGGCTGGCTGGGCCGGGCGCGAGCTTATAATGATCGCTCCCTCAGGCAGGTACTTGAAGGATAGGGAGATCGCTGAAGCCATTCAGATGTACCTGCAGGCTATCGGTCTAAACGTGAGGCTGACGACGATGGAGTGGGCCGCCTACATAGCGAAGGTGATGGGTGAGGTGAGGGACTTCGACCTCTTCCTTCTCGGCTGGTCAACCGCTACCCTGGATGCAGACTACGGGCTCTACTCGCTCTTCCACAGCAAGGCCCCGTTCAACCGGATGCGTTATTCGAACCTAAAGGTCGACGAGTTGCTGGAAGCGGCTAGAGCTGAAGCAGACGTTGAGAAGCGTAAGCAGCTGTACAGGCAGGCTCAGGAGCTGATATGGCAAGACGCGCCCTGGATCTTCCTGCACGTTGAGGACCTTATAGTGGTCATGGACCCCAACCTCGAGAACGTCGAAGTGCAACCGATTGAGCGTTGGATTCTCACGTACGCTACAAGGCGTTAAGCAGGGAGGACTCGGGAAATGCTAAGGTATATAATCAAAAGGTTTTTTACCAGTCTACTTACCTTCTTCGCGATCCTGCTGTTCACGTTCATCCTCGCACGCTTACTTCCAGGCGACCCGATAACCGTCATGTACGGTGAAATGCAGCCAACACCCGAGGTTCGGGCTGCGCTCGAGAGGGAGCTCGGCTTGGACAAGCCGATAGTAGTGCAGTTCTTCATCTACGCGTCAAGAATGCTGAGGGGGGATTGGGGCCTTTCGGTCCACACGCGTGTACCGGTCGCCGCTCTGGCGGGAGACGCCTTCCTCTCCACGCTGGTTTTAACAGCGTTCAGCATCACGCTGGCAGCTGCCCTCGGTTTGCTGCTAAGCTACCTAAGCGTCGTGCGCTACAATACCCTCGTGGACAAGGTTATCCGGGGTGTCTCGGTGGGAACTTTCTCGCTCCCGGTTTTCTGGTGGGGTTACATCCTGATCCTCGTTTTCGCCGTGCAGCTCAGGTGGCTTCCCGCAGGTGGTAAGGGCGGGATCGAGCACTTGATACTCCCCTCGTTAACACTAGCTATGGTCAACCTAGGGATGATCACCAGGGTTTCAAGGGCAGCCATGATTGAGGTGTTAATGCAGGATCACGTGGTACTGGCCAAGGCGAAGGGGCTCAGCAACGGCGATGTCATGGTTAGGCACGTGATCCGGAATGCGTTGGTCGCCATAGTCACCGTAATAGGGTTGAGGTTCGGCGTCCTGCTCGGCGGCGCGGTGATCACTGAAACTGTTTTCGCCTACCCGGGAATGGGCAAGATGATCGTCGATGCTATCCTCACAAGGGACTATCCTGTCCTCATCGGCGGGATGTTCATCGCATCGCTAGCTGTGATGATCGTGAACCTGGCCGTCGATATGGCTTACGCCCTTCTTGACCCTAGGGTCAGAGTGGGTGGTTAGCATGCTTAGGCGCAATGTGAGCGTCAAAGAAGCCGCTCGCCGCTCGCTCGGCGGCCGTGGGCCTGCAACGCTGCTTAAGTCGCCGTCCATGGCCGTCCCGCTGGCTTACCTAGTCCTGCTAGTTGTGGTCACCGCTTTAGCCGACTACATAGCCCCCTACCACTACGCGCGGGGGGATCTTGCAGCGAGCCTTGAGCCCCCCTCACCCCAACATCCCCTGGGCACCGACCACCTCGGCCGCGACGTGTTGAGCAGGCTCATCTACGGAACGAGACCGCTCATCCAGGTGATATCCATCGTGCTGGCCGTATCGATCCCTCTCGGCGTGCTAATCGGTATTACGGCAGGCTACTATGGCGGTCTCTTTGACCTTGTCGTCTCGAGGGTTGTCGACGCACTCATGGTTTTCCCAACGATACTGATAGCCCTGTTCATCGTCGCCGTGCTCGGGCCGGGCCTAGAGAGCGTGGTCCTGGCGATCACTATCGCGGAGATCCCAACTTTCGCTCGCTTAACGAGAGCACTGGTACTCGTGGAGAAGGAGCTCACCTACGTTGAGGCCGCTAAGGCTTTGGGCGCCAGCTCGCCTGAGATAATCCTCCGCCACATCCTGCCCAGCATTGCCGGCCCCCTACTCGTACAAGCAACCTTCAGCGCGTCAACGGCGATCATGTGGGAGGCCGCCCTCAGCTTCCTCGGACTCGGGATTCAACCTCCAACCCCCAGCTGGGGTTTGATGATGTACGAAGCTAGGAGGTACTTCAGGACGCACCCCTACCTGATGATCTGGCCCGGCTTAGCCATCTTCGTGACGGTATTCATGCT
This region of Thermofilum sp. genomic DNA includes:
- a CDS encoding PIN domain-containing protein, with protein sequence MNTSVIVAFIDEKDANYGKAVEMLNQLEGYWKVISELVLVELASAFSRAGFSEPMELTFYSVRRCGARLASIDFSRVIRTALLYSRELMMRKLDLLHVAFCCIIGATVFATLDRELARRKNAIANLLGIEVLHSLSG
- a CDS encoding dolichol kinase, yielding MITTSELLWTGALFVWVMFVVLVVSKAVYNFFEKKHGHKVAIYYARKAIHILAAGVVTLLIALLPIFSTPVLPFIMGLVLALLTYLPHRTGKLMYWFQDPENIYEVDFCIMWSIFIALGWFAGVQFGYNSPFLFSVPALLFMAVGDGVTGIVRNALFKRRVKHWSGNVAMFIVCTAIALALGFGLPGVLAALAASLVERVEYLGGIRLDDNITVPIVSFGALYLLHLL
- a CDS encoding ABC transporter ATP-binding protein, whose translation is MEKLLEISGLKTYFFTDRGVVKAVDGAHLDLSKGEVVGVAGESGCGKSTLGHSIIRLVPPPGRIVGGKILYRGLDLLSLSEEEFRKIRWREISMIFQAAMNVLNPVYTVGEQIAEVYTVHNGLSKKEALEKARELLSLVGVDPRRVNSYPHELSGGMKQRVVIAMALALSPSVVVADEPTTALDVIVQAQIINLLKRLRSKLGLSMIFISHDLSLIAEIADRVAVMYAGQIVELGSSSMLYREPRHPYTRGLLESIPRLRGDLRKLTWIEGAPPDLVNPPEGCRFAPRCGYRMSICSREEPPLASIAPGYYVKCWLYA
- a CDS encoding phosphoribosyltransferase family protein, whose translation is MALVFRNREEAGRLLGEALKREGISGSEVRVLGIPRGGVITAKAASEVVGGQLDVIVSRKLRAPFNPELGLGAVSELEAVYINWDIVRELGVGRDYLDREVEYQREVVKRYVEKFRLGSPLSLRGTTAVVVDDGIATGATVIAASIACRNAGAERVVVAAPVVSEDVAPIVSRYCDRLVYVIKPAVLYAVGMYYEDFSEVSDEEVLRLLGRSRQAG
- a CDS encoding L-threonylcarbamoyladenylate synthase, with amino-acid sequence MRTRAMRTVVYKVDPEHPDPEVIRASAQVLRGGGLVAFPTETVYGLGALASDPRAVLRVFEVKRRPPDNPLILHICEVDQLFELANRVPEDALKLAEKFWPGPLTLVLSKSPRVIKEVTGGLEKVAVRMPAHPVALALVKEVGEPIAAPSANISGRPSPTEAQHVIEDLYGLVEVIIDAGETVHGLESTIIDMTTDPPTLLRPGALPVDAVEAALGRRVAIPGFARGLGEAEAALAPGTKYRHYAPRAPMVVVESSDYGDLSRVVAAVSELAREKMAEGLRVCILCTEETKPAYSGLQAITLCLGSRGEVFSIARRLFKVLREADATGCEFIVAEGLEERGLGLAIMNRLRKASGFRIVRI
- a CDS encoding DUF86 domain-containing protein, whose amino-acid sequence is MSAGPTRFSRTYVLMNAVLHMLQTAAQAILDMGYRLLSLLGEKPPSSYSEAAGMLEGCGALSREEAALLRKIAGFRNVVVHGYLGINKELVHSILSKGKYRDMLTLASKLLQTAAQISVDP
- a CDS encoding nucleotidyltransferase domain-containing protein, encoding MRLDLNAVVARLSEVLAGYRDLVLYAVIFGSLARGTPRVDSDIDVGLRPKPRQAGKLFEVLPELAVEVADCLGLPIDRVDLALLDVEKCENLSFLYEALAHGFLVWGDAEAYAEDLARIASLYTDHLVQLRKLDYLRKYAEAYTRCTGSGWDCRALRPGEEERRVVG
- a CDS encoding AbrB/MazE/SpoVT family DNA-binding domain-containing protein — encoded protein: METIRVDSRGRIVLPRSVRTALGVKPGDVVVIHLEGDRAVLRKACDPEEVLEKLLGDLTFSRELRRAAERMALEVVESEPRGDRVPTRAQPPG
- a CDS encoding Gfo/Idh/MocA family oxidoreductase; the encoded protein is MHTIDKRFPELVIIYGRHKNRVREAARNYGFKRYTTDWRAAARDPEVEIVDNSLPNNMHLKPTLEALEAGKHVLCEKPLARNTEEARVLRDAARGAKVKTMVAFNYRFVPAVQLARQLVKSGVLDRIYHFRTRYLQDWLANPSAPLTWRLRAEEAGSGPLGDLGSHIIDLARFLFGEITAVTGVVRTFIEERPLAEDPSKKGRVTVEFENGAIGTLEASRFTTGRKNYNNFEINGDHGSIESTWSA
- a CDS encoding ABC transporter ATP-binding protein, whose translation is MTKGNDLVYAPEISERVKLMVKDLRVYFPLRRKLLDVLRGVPRPFIRAVDGLSFEVFEGEVFSLVGESGCGKTTTGRTVLRLIKPYSGSILYKPGAAVNHNRLRPETEYGHIDLAKYDEKELKPLRRDLQICWQDPFSSINPRKTIFKILEEPLLIHRIGSTRGERYEIIAKALEMVKLVPPEEYMRAYPHMLSGGQRQRVVIARALILNPSFLVADEPVSMLDASVRAEILYLMLELKEKYNLTYLFITHDLAVARYISSRIGVMYLGKMVEMGNAQKVLSDPLHPYTQALIEAIPEPEPERQLTVRELPIKGEVPSAVTLPKGCRFHPRCVVCESNPALAEKCKTQEPPLIKAEGDRYVACWLAARE
- a CDS encoding PIN domain-containing protein — encoded protein: MSLVETGFLLALNPRDRNHDWALNLLREARSGRLKLYLSPAAPIELSLILKSRGLAEKEAALVLEAMSLAVSRYTKPVYPPPTLEVASLAASLRERHPELTFFDSLHAAVAISNKLEYRDLDETVRRVVEKES